One Capsicum annuum cultivar UCD-10X-F1 chromosome 2, UCD10Xv1.1, whole genome shotgun sequence genomic window carries:
- the LOC107858618 gene encoding uncharacterized protein At5g65660, translated as MMEHPQYYAPHRIGDSSSRPSLGFPLGTAFLLIAVFSLSGIFSCWYHWNRIRSLGRSTDLEAGDEPASFKSKLTYMNDKQNQSYSSQAVVMPGDQVPKFIALPCPCQPPRWEKLVEEEQKPLPLPSPLKQIRVVGFLL; from the exons ATGATGGAGCATCCTCAGTATTATGCACCACACCGTATTGGGGACTCATCATCTAGGCCATCCCTTGGATTTCCACTCGGCACTGCATTTCTTTTGATTGCAGTTTTTAGCTTGAGTGGCATCTTCTCTTGCTGGTATCACTGGAACAGAATTCGCTCCCTTGGGCGATCCACTGACCTCGAAGCTGGCGATGAACCTGCTTCCTTCAAATCTAAACTCACTTATATG AATGACAAGCAAAACCAAAGCTATAGCTCACAAGCAGTGGTAATGCCAGGTGATCAAGTTCCAAAATTCATAGCATTGCCATGTCCATGTCAGCCTCCCCGATGGGAAAAGTTGGTCGAAGAGGAGCAGAAGCCGTTGCCTTTGCCTTCGCCTCTTAAGCAGATTCGTGTAGTGGGATTTCTTTTGTAG
- the LOC107858617 gene encoding probable serine incorporator isoform X1 yields MCPGGHGFELWKQTLAKMQGSGKPLLPLDKVDEEEEKERSKSVSYSYSFFHLIFSLASMYSAMLLTGWKISRRWVAIFLGQDRVAEERIKILKKEVKYERKSREFFKSV; encoded by the exons ATGTGCCCAGGAGGTCATGGATTTGAGCTGTGGAAACAGACTCTTGCTAAAATGCAGG GTTCAGGGAAGCCTTTGCTACCATTGGACAAGGTCGATGAGGAGGAAGAAAAAGAGAGATCTAAATCAGTCTCGTACTCCTATTCTTTCTTCCACCTTATCTTTTCTCTTGCCAGTATGTACTCGGCAATGCTTCTAACAGGGTGGAAAATTAGTAGACGTTGGGTGGCCATCTTTCTGGGTCAGGATCGTGTTGCCGAAGAGCGTATCAAAATACTTAAGAAAGAGGTTAAATAtgagagaaaatcaagagagttCTTCAAGAGCGTGTAG
- the LOC107858617 gene encoding uncharacterized protein LOC107858617 isoform X2 produces the protein MCPGGHGFELWKQTLAKMQGKPLLPLDKVDEEEEKERSKSVSYSYSFFHLIFSLASMYSAMLLTGWKISRRWVAIFLGQDRVAEERIKILKKEVKYERKSREFFKSV, from the exons ATGTGCCCAGGAGGTCATGGATTTGAGCTGTGGAAACAGACTCTTGCTAAAATGCAGG GGAAGCCTTTGCTACCATTGGACAAGGTCGATGAGGAGGAAGAAAAAGAGAGATCTAAATCAGTCTCGTACTCCTATTCTTTCTTCCACCTTATCTTTTCTCTTGCCAGTATGTACTCGGCAATGCTTCTAACAGGGTGGAAAATTAGTAGACGTTGGGTGGCCATCTTTCTGGGTCAGGATCGTGTTGCCGAAGAGCGTATCAAAATACTTAAGAAAGAGGTTAAATAtgagagaaaatcaagagagttCTTCAAGAGCGTGTAG